The following proteins come from a genomic window of Hemitrygon akajei unplaced genomic scaffold, sHemAka1.3 Scf000042, whole genome shotgun sequence:
- the LOC140720414 gene encoding uncharacterized protein, with product MATGGKLNPVQKVHKRLLPGSSSREDDRDTGSKVPKQGQIESNVPMECGPAAEEEEQIQPRDSDVRDTEQDSGTSTSEATYCQPRDSDVRDTEQGPGTSTTEATACQLGNSSNTELSSAQQGAEPEFTISDLLAEGGEYRLYQLTKFYRERLKHAIEEKVERLGWMLTKEGHFSREENEKVTELTEKGNRTESSRLFLSLVNGKGSLVRRAMWESFVMWRTELPKLDRILREIQELGPYPEEYINIAQGLSELPTELTDVQQKHKETLRAQTETLRVNTILMREKVKVFQLDDRYTKLTVISTLRDRRLVEH from the exons GTGGGAAATTAAATCCGGTACAGAAAGTACACAAGAGGCTCTTACCAGGCAGCTCATCGAGGGAAGATGATCGGGACACGGGAAGCAAGGTtccaaagcagggtcagattgagagcaatgtcccaatggaatgcggtccggccgcagaggaggaggagcaaattcagcccagagacagtgacgtcagagacaccgagCAGGActctggaaccagcacaagtgaggcgacttactgtcagcccagagacagtgacgtcagagacactgagcagggccctggaaccagcacaactgaggcgactgcctgtcagctcggAAACTCATCAAACACGGAATTGTCAAGTGCCCAACAGGGAGCGG agccagagtttacaatctccgacctcctggcagaggggggcgagtatcgactgtaccaactgacaaagttctacagggagagactgaaacATGCAATTGAAGAGAAAGTTGAACgactcggttggatgttgacaaaggagggacatttcagtagagaagaaaatgag aaagtcactgaactgacagagaagggaaaccggacagagagttccagactcttcctcagtttggtgaatggCAAAGGTTCCCTTgtccggagggcgatgtgggaatcctttgtgatgtggaggactgagttaccgaagttggacaggaTACTGAGGGAGATACAGGAGCTCG GTCCTTACCCAGAGGAATACATAAACATCGCACAAGGGTTGTCTGAGTTACCCACTGAACTGAcag atgttcaacagaaacacaaggagactctgcgggcacaaactgaaacgctgagagtgaacacgatcctgatgagggagaaggtgaaggttttccagctggatgATCGATACACaaagctcacggtcatttctactcttcgagatcggagactggtggaacactag
- the LOC140720438 gene encoding ribonuclease inhibitor-like — translation MTLTPIDCAVLSHAIGLCDTIKYLNLEYCHIQCEGIQRLGPGLHKCQELRLGENELGDSGVKLVFSALGNPECKIQKLWLNNVGLTDSGTEDFASALSTNRSLTELDLSDNKLRDSRMKLVSAALRNPEFKIQKLVMSGVCLTDSGAEDLASALSTNPTLTELDLSYNKLGDSGVKLLGICNISNLSVSFTSLSLISRLKCVGLTDSGAADLASALSTKPSLTELNLSYNELGDSGVKLVSGALRNPECKMQKLWLESVGLTDSGAEDLVSALSTNKSLTELDLRSNSLTDRSVPALRRLILTLPSLERIGLVGNRFTETGEKELRPLQGVRSGLTVEL, via the exons ATGACACTGACCCctattgactgcgcggtcctgtctcatgccatcggactctgtgatacaataaaatatCTCAACCTGGAgtactgccacattcagtgtgaaggaatccagcggctgggacccgggctgcacaagtgccaggagttgag acttggcgagaatgaactgggagattcaggagtgaaactggtgttttcGGCTCtggggaacccggagtgtaaaatacagaaactgtg gctgaacaatGTCGGTCTAACAGATTCTGGGACCGAGGATTTCGCCtctgctctcagtacaaaccgatcactgacggagctggacctgagtgataataaactgcgAGATTCAAGAATGAAATTGGTGTCTGCGGCTCTCAGGAACCCAGAgtttaaaatacagaaactggt gatgAGTGGTGtctgtctcacagattctggggctgaggatctcgcctccgctctcagtacaaacccaacactgacggagctggacctgagttataataaattaggagattcaggagtgaagctGTTG gGGATTTGTAACATCTccaatctctctgtttccttcacctcactctctctcatttccagGCTGAAatgtgtcggtctcacagattctggggccgcggatctcgcctccgctctcagtacaaaaccatcactgacggagctgaacctgagttataatgaactgggagattcaggagtgaaactggtgtctggggctctgaggaacccggagtgtaaaatgcagaaactgtg GCTGGagagtgtcggtctcacagattctggggccgaggatcttgtctccgctctcagtacaaacaaatcactgacggagctggacctgagatCAAATTCgttgacagaccgatctgtccccgctctccgccgcctcatactgacacTCCCGAGTCTGGAGCGGATCGG gctggtggGGAATCGGTTCACTGAGACCGGGGAGAAGGAACTGAGACCTCTACAGGGAGTCAGATCCGGACTGACTGTGGaactgtga